From the Halodesulfovibrio aestuarii DSM 17919 = ATCC 29578 genome, one window contains:
- a CDS encoding LexA family transcriptional regulator encodes MNKDYSEEEWQLQEFIAESIKLVGGVPKLAEIAGVSPRTVYAWKKGERYPNRQNLKKLTRYLEKVAEQTESSTELYFPLSVGAERRGASEHVGRSDVAQVDDAATTFLAPPRGPDEVQDEFLFVDKAEARPSAGGGSLATSDYSDGRYAFRLDWILHKTQDVNSLKIMEVMGRSMESTLHNGDLCLVNQSDKNLVEDRVYVVRLDDEIYVKRFSRIPGKYLFRGDNRELAYQDIEIDPRDESRSWEVIGRVIWAGKDL; translated from the coding sequence ATGAACAAAGACTACAGCGAAGAAGAATGGCAGCTTCAGGAATTCATTGCCGAGTCCATTAAGCTAGTAGGTGGGGTCCCTAAACTTGCAGAAATTGCAGGAGTAAGCCCGCGTACTGTGTATGCATGGAAGAAGGGAGAACGATATCCCAACAGGCAGAATTTAAAGAAACTTACCAGATATCTGGAAAAGGTCGCTGAACAGACTGAATCATCCACCGAACTTTACTTCCCTTTATCTGTAGGGGCAGAGCGTCGTGGTGCGTCTGAGCATGTCGGGCGCAGTGATGTTGCGCAGGTAGATGACGCTGCGACAACATTCCTTGCTCCACCGCGAGGCCCCGACGAAGTTCAAGACGAGTTTCTCTTTGTGGATAAAGCGGAGGCGCGTCCAAGTGCCGGTGGTGGATCACTTGCAACAAGCGACTATTCAGATGGGCGCTACGCATTTCGCTTAGATTGGATCTTGCACAAGACGCAGGATGTAAACAGTCTGAAGATAATGGAAGTTATGGGGCGCTCTATGGAGAGTACGTTACATAACGGTGATCTTTGTCTTGTGAATCAATCAGACAAGAATCTTGTTGAAGACAGGGTGTATGTAGTGCGTCTAGACGATGAAATTTACGTAAAGCGCTTCTCCCGTATTCCGGGAAAATATTTATTCCGTGGTGACAACCGCGAGCTTGCATATCAGGATATAGAAATCGATCCCCGTGATGAGTCCCGAAGTTGGGAAGTCATCGGGCGGGTTATTTGGGCTGGAAAAGATTTATGA
- a CDS encoding SH3 domain-containing protein, whose protein sequence is MAELVRNLRKCHKGLRLAFALVVLMATCVSLAACSKTGRYPVWEYNRQNNVADLENLSQNPSDYLTHSAHTPVMTLAEQAVQFSALKTYHYAPWRQTKPSLSKEDAFWGNSAYPYGLGYAENLLPWTEAAMSRLVDSQSMETYPSMARHAITVRTSSLRVLPTVKPYFFNPALPGEGFPFDYYQNSSVHAGTPLFISHASISGEWLYAETAYASGWILANDVAFVTKEQEQLVMSGTLYAIMCDNVTLQTAEGQYLSTGFVGGVFSKAPKSGGESVSAVAGSAEGEKKARTKKDVVESMTQHKHDDMQYKMISAMEPRSYVSLLVPARNSLGQAEFFSAPVWTEQAAEIPAPLTPRAMAELAKHIIGQRYGWGGLYLDRDCSSTIRDLFMAFGVWLPRNSGPQAERGKKVISLKGLTASEKRDVIIENGIPFFSLIGLRGHIGLYLGYEPVTKMPFMLHDLWGVRTFNADRESRAIVGRISITTLRPGEERRDVKKDYFYSRILKLQIKPGMWENK, encoded by the coding sequence GTGGCTGAATTAGTGCGAAATCTGCGAAAATGTCATAAGGGGCTCAGACTTGCGTTTGCTCTTGTTGTGCTCATGGCAACGTGCGTAAGTCTCGCTGCGTGTAGCAAAACCGGTAGATATCCGGTGTGGGAGTATAATCGGCAGAATAATGTTGCCGATTTAGAAAACCTCTCGCAAAATCCTTCGGATTATTTGACACACAGTGCTCATACGCCTGTGATGACGTTAGCTGAACAGGCGGTGCAGTTTTCCGCGCTTAAGACGTACCATTATGCTCCGTGGCGTCAGACAAAACCTAGCCTTTCTAAAGAAGATGCCTTTTGGGGAAACTCTGCGTATCCCTATGGTCTTGGCTATGCAGAAAATCTGCTTCCATGGACAGAAGCTGCCATGTCCAGACTTGTGGACAGTCAGTCCATGGAAACGTATCCAAGTATGGCGAGACATGCGATTACGGTACGTACTTCATCGTTGCGCGTATTGCCAACAGTGAAACCGTACTTTTTTAATCCAGCTCTACCTGGAGAGGGATTTCCATTTGATTATTATCAGAATTCAAGTGTCCATGCCGGAACACCTCTTTTTATTTCGCACGCTTCTATCTCTGGAGAATGGCTCTATGCAGAAACCGCGTACGCAAGTGGTTGGATTCTCGCCAACGATGTTGCGTTCGTAACAAAAGAGCAAGAGCAGCTTGTTATGTCCGGAACATTGTATGCCATTATGTGCGATAATGTGACATTGCAAACAGCAGAAGGGCAGTATCTTTCCACAGGATTTGTGGGAGGTGTTTTTTCTAAAGCGCCAAAGTCAGGGGGAGAGTCTGTTTCGGCTGTAGCAGGCTCAGCTGAGGGGGAAAAAAAGGCAAGAACGAAGAAAGATGTAGTTGAATCGATGACGCAACATAAGCACGATGACATGCAATATAAAATGATATCTGCTATGGAGCCTCGTTCGTATGTTTCTTTATTGGTACCTGCCCGTAATTCTCTGGGGCAGGCAGAGTTTTTTAGTGCCCCCGTTTGGACTGAGCAGGCGGCAGAAATTCCCGCACCCTTGACGCCAAGGGCAATGGCGGAGCTGGCTAAACATATTATCGGGCAACGGTACGGCTGGGGCGGGTTATATTTAGACAGGGACTGCTCTTCTACTATTCGTGATCTTTTTATGGCGTTTGGAGTGTGGTTACCACGTAACTCAGGCCCTCAGGCGGAAAGAGGTAAGAAAGTTATCTCGTTGAAAGGTCTGACTGCCAGTGAAAAGCGTGATGTGATTATTGAAAACGGCATCCCCTTTTTCTCCCTTATCGGCCTGAGAGGCCATATTGGGCTCTACTTAGGATATGAACCTGTGACTAAAATGCCATTTATGTTGCACGACCTATGGGGAGTCCGCACATTTAATGCGGATCGTGAGAGCAGGGCGATTGTCGGTCGTATCTCCATCACAACGCTCAGGCCGGGTGAAGAACGGCGGGATGTAAAGAAGGACTATTTCTATAGCAGGAT